The following are from one region of the Lacinutrix sp. Bg11-31 genome:
- a CDS encoding UDP-glucose/GDP-mannose dehydrogenase family protein: protein MKIAVIGTGYVGLVTGTCLAETGNDVLCIDIDENKVKQMQQGQVPIYEPHLDVLFERNIKANRLKFSTSLAEGLEHGDIIFLALPTPEGEDGSADLKYILGVANDIGKLIKDYKVIVDKSTVPVGTSEKVEAAIAKNATVDFDVVSNPEFLREGFAVDDFLKPERIVVGASSDRAIKLMEKLYKPYVRSGNPIIVMDEKSAELTKYASNAFLAAKITFMNEIANFCEKVGADVDKVRIGMGTDSRIGKRFLFPGIGYGGSCFPKDVKALYKSGKDNNYNFQILDAVINVNARQKLVLIPKIETHFNNDLKGKNITIWGLAFKPETDDIREAPALYMIDSLLESGANITAFDPEAMPNIKKNLGDKITYAEGMYEALDNADALVICTEWSIFRTPDIDKMKAAMQGHIIFDGRNLYDVKDIENEGFKYVSIGR, encoded by the coding sequence ATGAAAATAGCAGTAATTGGTACAGGATATGTTGGTTTAGTTACAGGAACTTGCCTCGCAGAAACGGGCAACGATGTACTTTGTATAGATATAGACGAAAATAAAGTAAAACAAATGCAGCAAGGCCAAGTGCCAATCTACGAGCCGCATTTAGATGTTTTATTCGAAAGGAACATAAAGGCAAACCGTTTAAAATTTTCAACCAGTTTGGCTGAAGGTTTAGAACATGGAGATATTATATTTTTAGCTTTACCAACACCAGAAGGCGAAGATGGTTCTGCCGATTTAAAATATATTTTAGGTGTCGCAAACGATATAGGGAAACTTATAAAAGACTATAAAGTTATAGTAGATAAAAGTACGGTTCCCGTAGGCACATCAGAAAAAGTAGAAGCAGCAATCGCAAAAAATGCAACTGTAGATTTCGATGTAGTTTCAAATCCAGAGTTTTTAAGAGAAGGTTTTGCTGTAGACGATTTTTTAAAACCAGAACGTATTGTTGTTGGAGCAAGTAGCGATAGAGCAATTAAGCTAATGGAAAAATTATACAAACCTTACGTACGTTCAGGAAACCCAATAATTGTAATGGACGAGAAGTCTGCAGAACTTACTAAATATGCCTCAAATGCCTTTTTAGCAGCTAAAATTACATTTATGAATGAGATTGCCAACTTTTGCGAAAAAGTAGGAGCAGATGTCGATAAAGTTAGAATAGGAATGGGAACCGATTCTAGAATCGGTAAACGTTTCCTTTTCCCAGGAATAGGTTATGGAGGTTCTTGCTTTCCAAAAGATGTAAAAGCACTTTATAAGTCAGGAAAAGACAATAATTATAATTTTCAAATTCTTGATGCAGTTATTAATGTAAACGCAAGACAAAAACTAGTTTTAATTCCTAAAATTGAAACGCACTTTAATAATGATTTAAAAGGAAAAAACATCACTATTTGGGGCTTAGCATTTAAACCAGAAACTGATGATATTCGTGAAGCACCTGCACTTTACATGATAGATAGTTTATTAGAATCTGGCGCAAACATTACAGCCTTCGACCCAGAAGCGATGCCAAATATAAAAAAGAATCTTGGAGATAAAATAACCTATGCAGAAGGTATGTACGAAGCTTTAGACAATGCAGATGCATTAGTAATTTGTACAGAATGGAGTATTTTTAGAACTCCAGATATAGATAAAATGAAAGCAGCAATGCAAGGACATATTATTTTTGATGGTAGAAACTTGTACGATGTTAAAGATATTGAAAACGAAGGATTTAAATATGTATCAATAGGAAGATAA
- a CDS encoding UDP-glucuronic acid decarboxylase family protein: MSLKTVLITGAAGFLGSHLCDRFIKEGYQVIGMDNFITGDKKNLAHLQEHANFSFIEHDVTEFIKIDGKVDYILHFASPASPIDYLKIPIQTLKVGSLGTHNLLGLAKAKGSRLLIASTSEVYGDPLVHPQTEEYYGNVNTIGPRGVYDEAKRFQESITMAYHRFHGIETRIVRIFNTYGPRMRLNDGRVIPAFMGQALRGEDLTVFGDGMQTRSFCYVDDQVEGIYRLLLSDYSNPVNIGNPHEITISDFAEEIIKLTGTTQKVIYKDLPVDDPMQRQPDISLAKKLLGWEPKIGREEGMKITFDYFKNLSEEELYKSEHKDFSSYNNK, from the coding sequence ATGAGCTTAAAAACAGTATTAATAACAGGAGCCGCAGGATTTTTAGGATCTCATTTATGCGATCGGTTTATTAAAGAAGGCTACCAAGTTATTGGTATGGATAACTTTATAACTGGTGATAAAAAAAACCTAGCACACCTTCAAGAACATGCCAATTTTAGTTTTATTGAGCACGATGTCACAGAATTTATAAAAATTGATGGAAAAGTAGATTACATTTTGCATTTTGCATCGCCTGCTAGCCCAATAGATTACCTTAAAATACCAATTCAAACACTAAAAGTGGGTTCTTTAGGGACGCATAATTTATTAGGTTTAGCAAAAGCAAAAGGCTCTAGACTACTAATAGCCTCTACATCAGAAGTTTATGGAGATCCTTTAGTGCACCCTCAAACCGAAGAGTATTACGGTAATGTAAATACTATTGGTCCAAGAGGAGTTTACGATGAAGCTAAACGTTTTCAAGAGTCTATAACAATGGCTTATCATCGGTTTCATGGCATAGAGACGCGTATCGTTCGTATATTTAATACTTATGGACCAAGAATGAGACTTAACGATGGTCGTGTTATTCCAGCTTTTATGGGACAAGCACTGCGAGGAGAAGACTTAACTGTTTTTGGTGATGGTATGCAAACACGTTCTTTTTGTTACGTAGATGATCAAGTAGAAGGTATTTATAGACTATTACTAAGTGATTATAGTAATCCTGTTAATATTGGTAATCCACACGAGATAACAATTAGTGATTTTGCTGAAGAAATAATAAAACTTACAGGGACTACACAAAAAGTAATTTATAAAGACCTGCCTGTAGATGACCCAATGCAAAGACAACCAGATATCTCACTAGCCAAAAAACTTTTAGGTTGGGAGCCAAAAATAGGAAGAGAAGAAGGTATGAAAATTACATTCGATTATTTTAAAAACCTAAGTGAAGAAGAACTTTATAAAAGTGAACATAAAGATTTTTCAAGCTATAATAATAAGTAG